A stretch of DNA from Myxocyprinus asiaticus isolate MX2 ecotype Aquarium Trade chromosome 32, UBuf_Myxa_2, whole genome shotgun sequence:
TAAATTCCATGCCTGGATGGCCACATCCTACAACACTTACTTATAACCCTGCTCTTACACACTTGCCTGTAATTTTCAGGTAatcctgaagacattgattagctGGTTCTGCTGTTTTAATCGGTTAGCACGCTGTAATTAATGGTTAATTAACCAACAAAACTTCTGTGAAGGTAGCACCTTGCAAATGTGAGTTAAATCTTTTACCATCATCCtacgctgtgtgaatatgcacATTATTTGAGAGATAAGTGTTGGACTGAAGTTGCCCAATGTGCTGAAGCTAGtgacaacacatcacatgcgtttgaaacgtcacttctgtcagctgaaAAATGCTGAATGCTTCAGTGTAGTTTAAAATTTTAGTATTCGTACGAGTGCATAACATAGTGTAATTTTAGACACAGCTCAGCTTTGACCCATGGACAAATGACCATGAACTGATAGCTTTGACCATGGACAAATGACACTTGCACTTTGCAAATACATAAGTTTACTTGATTTGATCACTGTTTTTTGTGTTCTTGTAGAGCCATGTTTATGAGCGGCCTCAGTGAGAGCAAACAGACACATGTTCACCTGAGAAATGTTGACCCTGTAACGCTCCAGACCATCATAACCTACGCTTACACTGGCAACCTGCTCATCAATGACAGCACTGTGGAGCCGCTCTATGAGACGGCCTGTTTCCTTCAGGTTGGGAAAGTGTATACTCTTCTCATTTTCACAGATTaacattaaagtaatagtttaccGGGGATGTGTCTGTCCATAAAACCACTCTGATTATGTCACTCATTAGCATTACATGAAATTTTTGCAGACTTTAAGCAGAACAATCCTGCACTTTTAGGGTTCTAAAAAACTTGTTTTAAGCCATAGTGTATTATTGGGGATCCAAATAGAGCAACTGCTGGAACCATGGTGTATTTGTTCTGAGGATGCTTTCTGGACACTATGAACATTCTGGAAAACCAATTTCTTTCCTAAATTGTTCACAACTGTTCATCCCATTGGCATAAAATATGGTGTACATCATCTAGAGATGGTCCTGAAGAAAGCTTGTTAAAAGATTTTTGTTTGTCAGTCCATTTGGTAGATACAAGctaatacattaatacattttcttgCATGACCCACAATGACTACATaacctgtatactgtattttttccACACAAGgtccaaacttaacaaaactttgtaGACATGTACATCAGGAggattaaaaccttttttttccccaccaaATTTCAGAACGGGTGCTCTTAACTAAGACACTCATTATCCATTTGAGAAAGTTGAATTTCGGTGTGCTTTTCTTTGGTacagacaaatgaaaaaaattgtcATCAGCAAATAATTTCAGTACTGAACGGCTGATCATCTTGTGATTTGGGACATGTACATgatgttttaaaagcattgtGAACCATATTTTATGAAAATTGGCCACAAGGAACTTTTACCCTTTTTGTTATCCCTACTATATCAAACCACCATTTActtatactataatatactataatttttttcccaaGAGTTTTTAGAGAATCATAGTATTtatcatactgttgtttgttttctaATTGGTTCATACCTGTATTCTCATCCTCAGGTGGAAGATGTTTTACTGCAGTGTCGGGATTACTTGGTCAAGAAAATCACTGCTGAAAATTGTGTCCGCATGCTAAGCATCGGTGACCTGTTCAGCTGCACTGAGCTGAAGCAAAGTGCGAAGCGCATGGTGGAGCACAAATTCCCTGTTGTCTACCGTCAGGAGGCCTTTCTGCAGCTCTCACATGAGCTATTGCTGGATCTCCTGAGCAGCGATAATCTCAATGTTGAGAAAGAGGAGACGGTACGTGAGGCGGCCATGCTGTGGCTGGAATACAACATGGAAGCACGTTCTCAGTATCTCTCCTCAGTCCTAAGCCAGATTCGAATTGACGCACTCTCTGAGGTGACCCAACGTGCCTGGTTCCAAGGTCTTCCACCAAATGACAAGTCTGTGGTCGTGCAGGGCCTGTATAAATCTATGCCAAAGTTCTTTAAGCCCAGACTGGGCATGACCAAGGAAGAAATGCTGATTTTCGTAGAGACTGAACCACCAGCTGAAAGCCACCCATTCATGATTGGTCCACGTCATGCGGTCGTCTGTTATAGCCCACAAGCGGAGAAGGTCTATAAACTGAGTAGCCCGCCTGGAGACTTGCAGAAGGTTGGTACACTGGTCACCCCAGACAACGACGTGTTCATTGCCGGTGGACAGATACCATTGAAAAGCACTCTGGCTAGTCACGGCAGCAAGAGTGGCAAGCTGCAGGCAGCCTACTGCTCTGTGGACAGTTTCTACTGGTTGGATGCTCAGCAGAATGCCTGGGTTGCCAAAACACCAATGCTGTGCGCACGCACTAAGCCGTCACTAGTGTACTGTCAGGGTTTTATCTACGCTATTGGTGGTGATAACGTGGGTGGTGAATTGAATAAGCGCACAGTGGAGCGATACGATTGCGAGCAAGACGAATGGAGCATGGCCAGCCCTCTTCCCTGCGCCTGGAGTTGGAGCACGGCGGTAATGGCTCGCGACTGCATCTATGTCATGACTCACGACCTCATGTACTGTTACTTCCCTCGAGCGGACACTTGGGTGGAAATGGCCATGCGACAGACAAGTCGATGCTTTGCTTCTGCGGCTGCATTAGGAGAGCACATCTTTTACATTGGTGGTCTGCACGTGGTGGGCAACTCGGGCTTGCGTCTACCAACTAGCACCATCGATGGCTCTTCCGTTACGGTGGAAATATACGACGTCAACAAAAACGAATGGCGTCTGGCTGCCAACATCCCAGCCAAGCGGTACTCGGACCCCTGCGTGCGTGCGGTGGTGCTACTGAACACGCTGTGCATTTTTATACGTGAGACTCACTTAAACGAGCGGGCAAAATATGCTCTGTATCAGTACGACCTGGAGCTcgatcgctggtgcttgaggcaACCTGTGTCAGAGCGCGTGCTCTGGGACCTTGGTAAAGATTTCCGTTGCGCCGTGGGTAAACTATACCCATCCTGCCTTGAGGAATCTCCCTGGAAGCCGCCCACCTACCTCTTCTCCCCTGAAGGAGCCGAGGAGTTTGAGGTGGATGAGGACATGGTGTCGCTGCCTCGCCTATAGTGAACACCATCTAGTTGGAAACAAACCTGTAATTTATCCACTGTTCTGGAATAATGCTCTTATATTTAATGGGACTTTGAAGTGTGAGTAAAGATGAATGatggactttctttttttccccctcaataACTAGTATGTTCTTGGAGATCGGACATTTAATTGGAGTCTAAAACGTTAAATTTGAAAAGGCTGAAATGTAATTTCTTCAGCACGCCACTACACATGCAGTTTTGATTCTTCTGATGTCATAGTGAGTTGTTTGCCCAAGGGCATATCTATTTCTCCAAAATAATGGGTAGTcactacatttttttattttattttatatatatatatttttttatttttttttttttatttctgtgatcATTAAAAGTTTGGCATTCTTTTTAACAATTTGCtgtaaacatttgaaaatgcGATAATTTCAATTAAACCAACTTCAGTTGATAATGGCAACTGTACAAACCCTCATCATTTCTCTCCATTCTGTTCATGTTCCTCTTCTAGAAATAAAGTATTCATCTACATGTCAGCTGTATATGGGAGGGTCAAAGGTCAGTGAGTTTTGTACTAGGTGTCATTTGACATTCGGCTTGACCGCTGGTTCGGTGACTTGCTTGAATGTTGTTATACATACCTCTGTATCCTCAGTTACTTCACATACTCTTATTGGTTTATCTGATGACCATCTGGCATCATTTGACCCTCAGAAGATCAGGCCTCACATTCACAACCACAAACACCCTATGGATGCCTTAAGATGATTTACAGCCTGGATTCCTAGTTTATTTACCACTGTCTTGTGGtcatgatttttaaatgtttgttttgtttaaagctGCTTCTGTACTTTTGGGTGTTTAGACCTATTCTTCAAGCCGTGGTTCATTtgtaaaggccccgatatacttcctatgaaatcgaagaatgaacaggtgtgaacaaaatcacaaaaaaaggTGTTCTTgtgtttgtttcggtggttcgtaataGCTCGCCTGGGCAAACTTTCAGAAAACGTGTTACCGgttgctaaacaccttactgtcattggtccacaTCAACAGTAGGTGTGaactggagctccacctaccttgaggcccaTAGATAATTCTGTTGatattgttcagtcagtcaagatcagtcaacatgcaCACACCAGTGTACaattattagcaagctggtgcaaatttagctacatctgtacgatcgttcgcatagagacattttccaagaactttttgtttttgtttaattggtctacaaaaggactcaaatactctcaagtgcccattcatcATGTatcatctgcagcgaaagccattcacacatctgcccaaagtaagatatgcctctcttattcTTTTATCTGTATTTTACCCATTAagactcttttatacacccatctttgcagtagtatcagtgtcatcataaattacaataacagagtgtaattggcGCATATTACGGCCGTGTATAGCATGTTAGCTCAAtagctccatgaattcagaatttaaacaagacaaattaagcgttatctactgtgtgtgtgtaatatatatatatatatgagagagagagagagagagagagagattactttaaatcattatcAAGTTGTTAAAACAGCTTCTGTTACTGATCTCATataaattctactcatagaatgaggcataaagtcattgataacacattttaatgtcatattgatGTCTTGAGCATCCTCTTATTTAAATGTACAGTttagtcttaggtcagttaggatcactattttaagaatgtgataagtcagaagtttacatacactttgttagtatttggtagcattgcctttgtttttccttgctgagcagcctttcaggttataggactcattttactgtggatatagatactagtctacctgtttcctccagcatcttcacaatgtcctttgcagttgttctgggattgatttgcactttttgcaccaaactacattcatccctaggagaccgaatgcatctccttcctgatcggtatgatggctgcgtggtcccatggtgtttatactcgcgtactattgtttgtacagatgaatgtggtaacttcaggcatttggaaattgttcccaaggatgaaccagactttttttttctgaggtcttggctgattttcccatgatgtcaaacaaagaggcactgagtctgAATGGAGGcaatccacaggtacatctccaattgactccaattagccagttaacctgtcagaagctaattgcctaaaggcttgacattttctggaattttccaagctgcttaaaggcacagttaacttctgacccactggaattgtgatatattcaattaaaagtgaaacattctgtctgcaaacaattgttggaaaaattactaaacgacttgccaaaactatagtttgccaatatgaaatctgtggagtcattaaaaaaaaggttttaatgacttcaacctaagtgtatgtaaacttctgacttaaactgtatctctaaacgcctcccaccaTGGTGCGgtgtgtgtctgaatgttcgcaaacagtataccgttgctcggctgtttcgaacttcttttacGCCTGAACGAAGAACGCAGAAGAACTTTTCTGGAAGTAAATTGGGGCCTCAAAGGATGATCTTGATTGGTTTGTTTCTCAAGATGGGCATCACTCTCATCTGCGAGTTTGTTTAGGTTTGTTCTTCTCTACGGCACAAGTACTTTTGTTTTCCATCAAGTGTTACTTTGGTTTGTTTTAAAACTGTTATGCTTGGATCCTGAAAGTGTGAAACTGAATTGAAACAGGTTAAAGTTAATAAAACAAGCTACACTATTAATCGAGTCAACATGAATCTTTGAGGTGCCCTGAACGTTTTACTGCCCTTGTAAAAACCTCTGATCTGAGATGACTGATTATTGATGATGATGATCATGATTAGTAGTAGTTGTATTTTATTTCTGCTGTTGTTGTGTAATGATGTGTACAAAGTGGTTCCTTTCTGCCAGATCATACTCTCACTTACCTTtttggttttttatttattttgtattgttattttacataatttttgaTGTAATTGTTGCTTGGGTCATTTAAATGTGGGTGGCACTGGGACAGTTGCTGTGGTGATTAACCCAGCTACACAAATCGTCCCCAAGTATAGCTACCTTCTGACAGCAATATTTTGGATGAAgagtcatttattatttttaaaagaaagaaaccaACAAAGTagtcagacattttttttttttttaaatgtataacttTTCAAAAACTCTGCATGGCAACACTGAAAATGTGATgcatacttgcattgtgttatgactTGCATTTTGATACTTTTCGGAACACCAGAAAGCATGAAATCGAGCTTCTGTAGCTAGAAGCATTTGTGGTCACGTTCTTGCATAGAGGCTGTTTCAGGCCTTATGGTTTACCGACAACAAAAATGTTTGCATGAACATATGAACGTAAGTTCTGAGCCAATGTGCCCTAATTTTCTGTGGTGATTGGTGTATCCCAGTGTGTAAGCAACAGACTAATAGGAAATAAGTAAATTATTTATAAAGTCATTTTGATGGCTGCACAAATTGATCAAAGAAAAATGCAtatatatactgaacaaaaatataaagcaacatgcaacaatttcaaactCTTTACAAAGAGTTACAGTtaatttaaggaaatcagtcagttgaaataaattcattaggcccgaatctaatctaatcaatgcctATGGAAAATTTCTgtgatcttttatttcagctcatgaaacatgggaccaacacttgttacatttatatttttgttcagtgtataatatatatatatatatatatatatatatatatatattatacacactgctaaaaaaaaaaattaagggaacaCACACATCGGCTCTCGATGAATGAAATATATTGAAGATCAAAATCTTTACTGTACATTGTGTAATTCGTTGAGAACAAAATTATGTAACAACGGTCAATGGAAACCAAAATCACCAACCAGTTGAgggctggattcaaactcacaccgaaaatcaaagtaaacaattgaaaatcacagGCTGTTCCAACTTGCGTGAATTTCATCACGGCAACTCATAATGTGACTTAGTAGTGTGAATGGCCCCCACGTGCCTGTATGCACTCCCAACAATGTCTGGGCATGCTCCTGATGAGACGGTGGATGGTGTCCTGGGGGATCTCCTCCCAGACCTGCAAAAGGGCATCACTGAGCTCCTGGACAGTCTGTGGTGCTACGTGGCAGCATCGGATGCACCAATACATAACGTCCCAAAGGTTCTCAATTGGATTCAGGTCTGGGGAATGTGAGGGCCAGTCAATGGCATCAATGCCTTCATCATCCAGGAAGTGCCTACACACTCTGACCACATGAGGCCGGGCATTGTCCTGCACCAGGAGGAACCCAGGGCCCACTGCACCAGCGTAAGGTCTGACGATGGGTCTGAGGATTTCATCTCGGTACCTAACAGCAGTCAGGGTACCGTTGGCTAGCACGTGGAGGTCTGTGTGACCCTCCAAGGATATGCCTCCCCAGACCATCACTGATCCACCGCCAAACCGGTCATGCTGGATGATGTTGCAGGCAGCATAACGTTCACCACGGCGTCTCCAGACTCTTTCACGTCTGTCACATGCTCAGTATGAACCTGCTCTCATCTGTGATGAGAACGGGGCGCCAGTGGCGGATGTGTCAATTCTGGTGTTCTCTGGCGAATGCCAATCGAGCTGCACGGTGCTGGGCTGTGAGTACAGGTCCCACTAGAGGAAGTCGGGCCCTCATACCACCCTCATGTAGTCTGTTTCTGACAGTTTGGTCAGAAATAGGCACACCAGTAGCCTGCTGGAGGTCATATTGTAGGGCTCTACAGTTTgattggattacattttaaatgttttgcaaatgtattaaaaataaaatacatgagaATGTACTTGGTTTCTTTAGTACTTTGGCATCTGAGGATTTTTCAGCTCTTGATGATGTATAGATTAAATGTCTTCTTTGTAATTGTCATCACTAACCTGAGTGCATCCCGATTACAACTTCCCAAGACtgtcaaatgaaaagaaaatgcataaaTGAGGAACCAAGATTTATTTGGGAGCTGGGGAAGCCCTCCTCGAGCTAAAACCATAGATTGCGTTACTTTGAAAGATTTTTGCCATTTTCTAAATTTTACAAACATTgagatatatacactatattgccaaaagtattcgctcatctgcctttagacacatatgaatttaagtgacatcccattcttaatccatagggtttaatatgacgttggcccaccctttgcagccataacagcttcaactcttctgggaaggctttccacaaggtttaggagtgtgtttatgggaatttttgaccattcttccagaagcgcatttgtgaggtcagacactgatgttggacgagaaggcctggctcgtagtcttcgctctaattcatcccaaaggtgctctatcgggttgaggtcaggactctatgcaggccagtcaagttcttccacaccaaactcgctcatccatgtctttatggaccttgctttgtgcactggtgcgcagtcatgttggaacaggaaggggccatccccaaactgttcccacaaatttgggagcatggaattgtccaaaatctcttgatatgctgaagcattcagagttcctttcactggaactaaggggccaagcccagctcctgaaaaacaaccccacaccataatcccccctccaccaaacttcacagttggcacaatgcagtcagacaactactgttctcctggcaaccgccaaacccagactcgtccatcagattgccagatggagaagcacaattcgtcactccagagaacgcgtctccactgctctagagtccagtggtggtgtgctttacaccactgcatccggcGCTTTGCATttcacttggtgatgtatggcttggatgcagctgcttggccatggaaacccattccatgtagctctctacgcactgttcttgagctaatctgaaggccacatgaactttggaggtctgtagcgattgactttgcagaaagttggtgacctcttcgcactatgcgcctcagcatccgctgaccccgctctgtcattttacgtggcctaccac
This window harbors:
- the kbtbd2 gene encoding kelch repeat and BTB domain-containing protein 2: MSEVGERRPVNTDYAVSVLEQLKFFYEQKLLTDITLLVEDNEFPCHKMVLATCSSYFRAMFMSGLSESKQTHVHLRNVDPVTLQTIITYAYTGNLLINDSTVEPLYETACFLQVEDVLLQCRDYLVKKITAENCVRMLSIGDLFSCTELKQSAKRMVEHKFPVVYRQEAFLQLSHELLLDLLSSDNLNVEKEETVREAAMLWLEYNMEARSQYLSSVLSQIRIDALSEVTQRAWFQGLPPNDKSVVVQGLYKSMPKFFKPRLGMTKEEMLIFVETEPPAESHPFMIGPRHAVVCYSPQAEKVYKLSSPPGDLQKVGTLVTPDNDVFIAGGQIPLKSTLASHGSKSGKLQAAYCSVDSFYWLDAQQNAWVAKTPMLCARTKPSLVYCQGFIYAIGGDNVGGELNKRTVERYDCEQDEWSMASPLPCAWSWSTAVMARDCIYVMTHDLMYCYFPRADTWVEMAMRQTSRCFASAAALGEHIFYIGGLHVVGNSGLRLPTSTIDGSSVTVEIYDVNKNEWRLAANIPAKRYSDPCVRAVVLLNTLCIFIRETHLNERAKYALYQYDLELDRWCLRQPVSERVLWDLGKDFRCAVGKLYPSCLEESPWKPPTYLFSPEGAEEFEVDEDMVSLPRL